The following are from one region of the Syngnathus acus chromosome 10, fSynAcu1.2, whole genome shotgun sequence genome:
- the slc1a1 gene encoding excitatory amino acid transporter 3 has translation MDMMGDKERRRLSCKGLLKKNWLLIATVVSVLLGISLGVAVREYASLSHLHKQYFGFPGEILMRMLKLVILPLIISSMITGVAALDSEVSGKIGLRAVIYYFSTTIIAVILGIILVMTIKPGVSQTAQHIDRAGTTPNVTTVDTLLDLLRNMFPENLVQACFQQYKTKRKELEPPQRVPVAGTDIPPVTSTDVPPDATTVFDAVENITIDYKISGTYSDGINVLGLIVFCVAFGLVIGKMGEKGRILLEFFDALNDATMKLVHIIMCYMPIGILFLIAAKIIEVEDWEIFRKMGLYMVTVLSGLAIHAIVCLPLIFFVIVRKNPYTFTLGMAQALVTALMISSSSATLPVTFRCAEENNHVDKRITRFVLPVGATINMDGTALYEAVAAIFIAQLNDYALDVGQIVTISITATVASIGAAGVPNAGLVTMVIVLTAVGLPASDVTLIVAVDWLLDRFRTMINVLGDAYGAGIVQKLSKRELERMDLISDVDVANPFALEATPDGDECDKKSYVNGGFSVDKTDAISFTETSQF, from the exons ATGGACATGATGGGCGACAAAGAGCGGCGACGCCTCAGTTGCAAAGGCTTGCTGAAGAAGAACTGGCTGCTGATCGCCACAGTGGTATCAGTGCTGCTCg GGATCAGTCTGGGTGTTGCCGTAAGAGAGTACGCCTCTCTGTCCCATCTGCACAAGCAATATTTCGGCTTCCCGGGAGAGATTCTGATGCGAATGCTAAAGCTGGTCATCCTCCCGTTGATCATTTCCAGCATGATAACAG GTGTTGCTGCCCTGGACTCGGAGGTGTCGGGCAAGATCGGCTTGCGAGctgtcatttattatttctccACCACGATTATCGCCGTCATCCTTG GCATCATCCTAGTGATGACCATCAAGCCCGGAGTCTCTCAAACGGCGCAGCACATTGACAGAGCCGGAACCACGCCCAACGTCACCACCGTTGACACGCTGCTGGACCTCCTCAG AAATATGTTTCCGGAAAACTTGGTGCAAGCTTGTTTCCAACAG TACAAAACCAAGCGCAAGGAGTTGGAGCCGCCTCAGAGGGTACCGGTCGCAGGTACGGACATTCCTCCTGTCACAAGTACGGACGTTCCTCCTGACGCGACCACTGTGTTTGATGCCGTGGAG AACATCACCATAGACTACAAAATCAGCGGGACGTATTCGGACGGGATCAACGTTTTGGGCCTCATCGTGTTCTGCGTCGCGTTTGGACTCGTCATCGGGAAGATGGGTGAAAAGGGACGCATCCTTCTGGAGTTTTTTGATGCCCTTAACGATGCCACCATGAAACTGGTGCATATAATTATGTG ctATATGCCAATCGGGATCCTGTTCCTAATCGCCGCCAAGATCATCGAGGTGGAAGACTGGGAGATCTTCCGCAAGATGGGTCTTTATATGGTAACGGTGCTGAGCGG ACTCGCCATCCACGCCATCGTCTGCCTGCCCCTCATCTTCTTTGTCATCGTGAGGAAGAATCCGTACACATTCACGCTGGGGATGGCGCAGGCCCTTGTGACGGCCCTCATGATCTCGTCCAG CTCTGCCACCCTCCCCGTCACCTTCCGCTGCGCTGAGGAAAACAACCACGTGGACAAGCGCATCACCCGCTTCGTCCTCCCCGTGGGGGCCACCATTAACATGGACGGCACGGCGCTCTACGAGGCCGTCGCCGCCATATTTATCGCCCAGCTCAATGACTACGCCCTGGATGTGGGGCAGATTGTCACCATCAG CATTACCGCAACTGTGGCAAGTATCGGAGCTGCAGGCGTCCCGAATGCGGGCCTGGTCACCATGGTGATAGTTTTGACAGCCGTCGGACTACCTGCCAGTGATGTCACGCTCATCGTCGCTGTGGATTGGTTGCT AGACCGTTTCCGCACCATGATCAACGTGCTGGGCGACGCGTACGGCGCCGGCATCGTCCAGAAGCTCTCCAAGCGCGAACTGGAGAGGATGGACCTGATCTCGGACGTGGATGTGGCAAACCCCTTCGCCTTGGAGGCTACGCCCGACGGCGACGAGTGCGACAAGAAATCCTACGTCAACGGGGGCTTCTCCGTCGACAAGACGGACGCCATCTCCTTTACCGAGACGTCACAGTTCTAG